Below is a window of Streptomyces sp. NBC_01429 DNA.
TCTGCCGGCCCTGACGGCCCACTCCGACCGGGTCGAGCTGGTCGCCGCCGTCGATGTGGATCCGGGCCGGCTGGACGCGTTCCGCGCCACGGCCGCCGCCGCGGGATCCGAGGTGACCGGGTACGAGGATCTGGGCGCCATGCTCGACGCCGTACGCCCCGATCTGGTGCTCATCGGCACCCCGCCGTCGCTGCACCGCGCGCAGACCGTCGCCGCGCTGAGGGCCGGTGCCTGGGTGCTGTGCGAGAAGCCGCTGTGCCTCACGCTCGCCGAGTACGACGAGATAGCGGCGGCCGAGCGGGCGTCGGGCGCGTACGCCTCCGTGGTCTTCCAGCACCGTTACGGCTCGGGGGCCACCCATGCCGCGGGGCTGCTGGCGAGCGGGGAGCTGGGCGCGCCGCTGGTGGCGCACTGCCAGACGACCTGGCACCGCGACAGCGCCTACTACGCGGTGCCGTGGCGCGGCCGGTGGTCCACCGAGGGCGGCGGGCCCACGATGGGGCACGGCATCCACCAGTACGACCTGCTGCTGCATCTGCTCGGCGAGTGGACCGAGGTGCGGGCCATGGCGTCCCGGCTGGTGCACGACACCGAGAGCGAGGACGTCTCGACCGCCCTGGTGCGGTTCGCGAACGGCGCGCTGGCCACCGTCGTCAACAGCGTCCTGTCCCCGGACGAGGTCAGCCGCATCCGGGTGGACTGCGCCGACGCGACGGTCGAACTGACCCATCTGTACGGCCACACCAACAAGGACTGGGCCTACACCCCGGCCCCGCACGTCGCGCCGGAGCGGGCACGGGCGTGGCGCTCCCCCGCCACGGACGTGCCCAGTTCGCACACCGCGCAGCTCGGCGCGGTCCTCGACGCGCGGGCGGCCGGGGTACGTCCGCCGGGCAGCGGCCCGTCGGCCCGCTCCACCCTCGAATTCGCCGCCGCCCTCTACAAGGCGGCCTTCACCGGGCATCCCGTCCACGCGGGCGAGATCACGCCCGGGGATCCCTACTACACGGCCATGCACGGCGACCACCCGGACTGGAGCCCCCAGCGATGACGATTCAGGTCACCCACACCCACGGCGAGGACATCACGGTGCGCTCCGGCGGCGTCGAGCTGCTGCGGTACGTGTACCGGCCCGACCCCGACGCCTTCGAAGCGCGCAAACCGTACATCCATCCGCTGCGCACCCTCGGCGGGCAGCGGGTCAGCGGATACCGGCCGAGCGACCACCGCTGGCACAAGGGTCTGCAGATGACCGCGAGCCATCTGTCGGGGCAGAACTTCTGGGGCGGCAACTCGTATGTGCACGGCGAGGGTTATCTCCCCCTGCCCGAGCGGGTCGGCTCGATGCGCCACGACTCCTTCCCGGTCCTCGCGGTGGAGGACGACCGGTTCACCCTCGCCGAGGAGCTGACCTGGATGGCCAACGGCGGTCAGGAGTGGGCGCGCGAGGAGCGCGGCATCACGGTGCACTCGGTCGACGAGGAGGCCGGGGCCTGGGCCCTGGACTGGTCGATCCGGCTCACCAATCTCCGCGAGGAGCCGCTGCGGTTCGGCTCGCCGACCACGGCGGGCCGGGAGATGGCCGGTTACACGGGGCTCCAGTGGCGCGGTCCGCGCGACTTCACCGGCGGAACGGTCTTCGGCCCCGGAGACCCGGCGCGGCAGGAGAACGGGCTGATGGGCACGCGCGGCCCTTGGCTCGCCTACACCGCCGAGCACGACGACGTCGACGCGCACTCCACCCTGGTCTTCGCGCACGCGCCCGAGGGCGAGGAGGGCAGCGCGGTGCACGCCTCGCACTGGTTCGTCCGCGCCGAGCCGATCCCGACCGTCGCGTTCTCGTGGGCGTTCTTCGACGAGTTCGCGCTGGAGCCGGGCGAGTCCTTCGCGTACCGCTACCGGCTGGTCGTCGCCGACGGCGCCTGGGACCGGGACCGGGTCGGCGCGCACCTCAAGGCGCTGACATGGTGAGCCTGCCGCACCCGCTGCCGGGCGCCGTCGGGCTGTCGCACCTGAGCGCCTACGACTGGGAGGCGGCCGACGGGGTGTGCGGCGGATCGCCGCATCTGCACCTGGTGTGCACCGAGGCGTACGTGGTGACCGGCGGCCGGGGCGCGGTGCAGACGCTGAGCCCCGACGGCTACCGGGAGACTCCTCTGGAGGCCGGCTCGGTCGCCTGGTTCACCCCGGGCACCGTGCACCGGATGGTGCAGGGGGGCGGGCTGCGGATCACCGTACTGATGCAGAACAGCGGACTGCCCGAGGCGGGCGACGCGGTCTTCACCTTCCCGCCGGACCATCTGGACGATCCGGAGCGGTACGCGGCCGCCGCGGCGCTGCCCGCCGTGTCCGGGCCGGAGGCGGAGGCCGCCGCCCGGCGGCGCCGGGATCTCGCGGTGGAGGGATATCTCGTCCTGCGCGAGGCGCTCGAAGCGGGCGAGAACGGTCCGTACCTCGACTTCCAGCGCGCCGCCGCCCGGCTCGTGCGGGCGAAGGTCCCCGCCTGGCGGGAGCTGTGGCGGGCCGGGGCGCTGGCCGCCGCCGAACGCACCGGCGCGCAGCTCGACGCCCTGGAGGCGGGCACGCCCGGCTATCTGGCCGGCTCCGACGTGTACGCGGCCGCCCCCACCCGGCTGGGCGGCTACGGCATGTGCGGCCGGCGCGACGAGTACACACTGCCGGGCACCACACTCCCCGTTCCCGACGCGGAATCCCACACGTCACAGCACACGTAACAGCGGACGTCACAACACCCCCAGCGCTTCAGCACACACCACCATCGACTTACCGAGAGGAGAGGTGAGTTCAGCATGCCCGGAAACAGGACAAAGAGGTCCTGCACGCTTCTGGTGACCCTCGCGCTCAGTGCCCTGCTCACCGCCTGCGGCGGTTCCGACGACACGAGCGGGGGCGGCGGCAAGGTCACCCTGCGCTACACGTGGTGGGGCAACCCCGACCGCGCGGCCCGTACCGACCAGGCCGTCGCGCTGTTCAAGAAGAAGCACCCCGGGATCGACGTGCAGACGTCCTTCGCCGGTTACGACGCCTACAAGCAGAAGCTCGCCACCCAGGCGGCCGGCGGCGACGCCCCCGATGTGATGCAGCTCGACTACCGCATGATCGACCAGTACGCCTCGGGCGGGGTCCTGCTCGACCTGGGCAAGCGGTCGGCGGAGCTGAGCACCGCCGAGATCGACAAGGGGCTGCTGGCCACGGGACGGCTGGGCGGTACGCAGTTCGCGATCCCGATGGCCCGGGGCACCGAGGCGGTCGTGTACGACGCCAAGCAGTGGAAGGCCACCGGGGTGGCCCTGCCCCGGGCCAGCTGGACCTGGGACG
It encodes the following:
- a CDS encoding Gfo/Idh/MocA family protein, encoding MPRQPDRLRAAVVGTGAIVGGSHLPALTAHSDRVELVAAVDVDPGRLDAFRATAAAAGSEVTGYEDLGAMLDAVRPDLVLIGTPPSLHRAQTVAALRAGAWVLCEKPLCLTLAEYDEIAAAERASGAYASVVFQHRYGSGATHAAGLLASGELGAPLVAHCQTTWHRDSAYYAVPWRGRWSTEGGGPTMGHGIHQYDLLLHLLGEWTEVRAMASRLVHDTESEDVSTALVRFANGALATVVNSVLSPDEVSRIRVDCADATVELTHLYGHTNKDWAYTPAPHVAPERARAWRSPATDVPSSHTAQLGAVLDARAAGVRPPGSGPSARSTLEFAAALYKAAFTGHPVHAGEITPGDPYYTAMHGDHPDWSPQR
- a CDS encoding PmoA family protein, which produces MTIQVTHTHGEDITVRSGGVELLRYVYRPDPDAFEARKPYIHPLRTLGGQRVSGYRPSDHRWHKGLQMTASHLSGQNFWGGNSYVHGEGYLPLPERVGSMRHDSFPVLAVEDDRFTLAEELTWMANGGQEWAREERGITVHSVDEEAGAWALDWSIRLTNLREEPLRFGSPTTAGREMAGYTGLQWRGPRDFTGGTVFGPGDPARQENGLMGTRGPWLAYTAEHDDVDAHSTLVFAHAPEGEEGSAVHASHWFVRAEPIPTVAFSWAFFDEFALEPGESFAYRYRLVVADGAWDRDRVGAHLKALTW
- a CDS encoding cupin, with translation MVSLPHPLPGAVGLSHLSAYDWEAADGVCGGSPHLHLVCTEAYVVTGGRGAVQTLSPDGYRETPLEAGSVAWFTPGTVHRMVQGGGLRITVLMQNSGLPEAGDAVFTFPPDHLDDPERYAAAAALPAVSGPEAEAAARRRRDLAVEGYLVLREALEAGENGPYLDFQRAAARLVRAKVPAWRELWRAGALAAAERTGAQLDALEAGTPGYLAGSDVYAAAPTRLGGYGMCGRRDEYTLPGTTLPVPDAESHTSQHT